The Amblyomma americanum isolate KBUSLIRL-KWMA chromosome 2, ASM5285725v1, whole genome shotgun sequence genome contains the following window.
CGGGGGGTCTGGATGTCACTGGCCAGGCCTCCGTTCATTTCGGCGAAAAACACGAGTGCCAACACAATTCTGATGTAAGGCAACGTAGATGATCATACCGTTGCCGCGGTTACCGTGAGTGATGGTCTCAAATATGCGAGCCGCACGGAGCCATACGAATGATGCGTAGACGAGACAAAACACGCCATCAGAAAACGAAACAACGGCGTAAAATTTTTGAACTAAAAATTAATAGCAATATCAATGCAATTGTATAATATTTATTGTAAAATAAAATTATATTGTTTAAAATATATTTGCAAGAAAAATTACTGTAAACCAATAGGCAGTTGAAACTGAAGTCGATCGCCTACCGTCTTGTGTTTAGTCAGTTTCCGAACAGCCACAGCCAGTACGTGCTCTCTCGCTCGATCGAAAGGGCAAGTAGGGCATCATGGCGTGGTCTGTCTCTCCGCAGTTTTTTCGAAACTTTTCTAAATCTGCTGTGAGGTTTGCGGCACATGGTGGTGAAGGTTCACATGAAGGTTAGTTCTACCCTGACAGTTCCCCTGTTCGCAACTTTTTCACTTCACCTGCGCTAAGCTCTTGCCAGCATGCAGCGGAACTTTCACCAGGGGACTTCGTGTCCTTTGAATCgtcctttttttttatgtgtcgaCAGTTGTCCCGATATATTACTTACCTCGTCACGATGCTTTAGTTTGAAATCTTTGATCTGCGCAGCTGGTCAGCTCTTGTGGAAGAGGCTGACTATTTTCGTCGCCTTCCCGGCCATCGCGCTTTGCGGCGTCAACGTTTATTTGGCCGAACAAGAGCACGCAAAGCACTACCATAGACCGGAGTACCATCCCTACGAGTACATCCACATCCGTACCAAGGTTGAGTACACTTCAAACTCCTTTGACCGCGCTGTTTTGCATAAAAGGACCGTTCCTATGCTATCTAGGCAAGGGCGTTAGCGCTCTGCCATAACTGGTCACGAGTGCCTAAGCACCGAGTACCATCTCACGAGCGCCGAAAAAACTCGTTAGATGATATCAAACCACAAGGGGATTTAATGGCCCGACTCAACCCCGCCCCTCTTTTCTTTGTTTGtggagagcgttttttttttttttcacaaatcttGTGTTCTTGAACTGTGCAGCGAAGCAAAACACCTGGTGCAGATAAGAACTGGATCGGTGCGTGGCATTGTATTGCTTCGCTTGTATACCAGCGCCGTTAGCAGTCACAGTGCACCTGTTCCTGGTCATTCTCGCTACCAGCACAATCAGCCATGACCCCACTGCTGTAGGAGTCACAGGCGGGCTAGTTTCCTTGTTAACCCGTTACATTCAGAGCAACTTTACTTTTGTGTTCTGTAACCAAATTATCTGCCGTGATCCTTGCCACAGATCTGGACCCTGAAACAAAAATAAGCTTTGTGAAACGAACATTACGATTGCCAAAAATGCTGGAAAGGCATGAAGCTTAGTGCTCGGCTCAAGGCTAGCACTCACCTGAGTACAGGGTTAGAAGCTGCCAGCTTCGTGGCGTCAACAGGGACTGCACACATGCACTATGAGCTATACGATATTGGTCTGTCAGTTCTTGTGACTCATGTAAGCTCTGCATTACCCCTCCTCTCTCTAGAATGCAAAAATGGTGCATGTCAAGGCTCCTGTTTCACTTTGGGACATCAAATTCCACTTACCAAAGAAtggaaaatgaaacaaaacaaatgatAGTGCACTGTCCCAATTGCAAAATACAAATGGCTTTGCAATCAGAGGAACTTAGTTTCTAGTCAGGCACTTTTGGGTTACAGCTGCATGCCTGACAATGTGTTGGAATGATGGGGTGAGACCATAAAAGCCTTTGCTTGCATTTAAAGCTGTTGCAGTTGATAGCATTATGTTTAGGATGTGCTAAATGCAGGTTTAATGTTGCTATGCGATGTCTGCACTGAAAAGGACTCAGAGTTTTGAAGTGAGTGGTAGTGTAGCCTTGCCTCTGGGATTTGTGCCCAGAAAACTGTTGATGCACggagtttacttgcaaaatcggtTGGTGTTGGAGATAACTGTATTTAGTCTTGGCattttctagcttacaaaagctccATTTTCTGTGGAAGTAGTGTCTTTGTCGTTCAAATGCGGTAATCTATTGTTTTAAGCCTAGTGTCTCTTaacccaaggtcgcgggatcaaaTCCTGGCCACACATTTCAATGCAGAGGTAAACTTCAGATATACCTATGTGCTGTGGTATGTCAGAGCACATTgaggaacctcaggtggtcaaaattatacccctgtcacacggacactgtaaaggtactttgaactaatgctccattactctaaggacgaacgcccgctgccacacggacgcgccaaaggacacctagccagtgctgtggcatgttgcaagttgcgcgtccgcgccataagtgtcgccacggtcggaacgattgcagcgatcctggtatctggcagcaaacgcggctggagtcaatgacacaacgcgtctgcgccgccagtgccgccgcgggcaacgctgcagcgcagtggcagcagacgacagcgaccggcgcaagcatagcgagcaaagttttgagcaatttatgtttttaccgccaactcccaggcaccgccaccgtcgcatttcaaaatcgtccccattggctctacgggaatgtcacacccttgacctagctcaaaggagcttcgaaacaaggcagctcgagttcgtcctttgaggcttcaagggagtactctctctcccagcgagttaacagcataaataaattgagaaaagaaacgttaaattttcattttataaattcacttcataagattagtggtgttttaaaatataagatcatttgttttgtggcagtctcaccacgccatactctcgttccagatatacgagccatttgggctcagtgtggccagcactgtgatgttatgctctgtacttggaaaatcatgtcattattgcagttaaaattgcattgctttaactagagtcactaaataaagacttagagtaccggcactcttttctcttattgttctgtgccgccgccacgatcattggtcagtttgcatcacgtgatatttgtttacactgcgacggttcatgggggctgccattttgtggcttatgcgttttcagtcgggcaactgtggtagtcctagtgctgcgagtgctgccggtgaccgactcagtgaccagggattccgcgcctcgcagcatttcagctgcacaagagcatacgaggatgccgttttgctgcgttgttggctgtttcaactcgcagaatgatggaaaacgcttcatgcgctttccgctttccatgccgtacggctacgatccccgccgcagcgcagggtggctaacagcgttgtttacaaaatggccgggccaaagttagcggcgaggtcgccgaagcggcaatctggcaacaatgataaacaacaaaatggccgcccctgcttaccgccgtgctgcagtgacggtactctaagtctttatttagtgactctagctttaacataatacggttataaaactaatttactaaaaaaatgtgacatttatgtatttatatgtgcagtgaggtttgcaatttaaataacgcttttcgccgatgagggcgctaaaaagttcttgcgaaggtcgttccgcgaccgtgtagcacggacgaactcccttgaagtagtgctcctttgggagcgtaaaggagcattagttcaaagtgcctttagagtgcccgtgtgacaggggtattaatccAGAGCCCTGTTATGGTGCCCCTCATAGCCCACGTGCAGCCTTAACTTATGGAGACTTTTGCTAACTTGGCGCACTCTTACGTCGACATGAGAGGGTAGTTGTAGCTGACTTCATATTTTACCTTGTGCTTTTTCGGGTTACTCTCTT
Protein-coding sequences here:
- the LOC144121201 gene encoding cytochrome c oxidase subunit 6A2, mitochondrial-like; this encodes MAWSVSPQFFRNFSKSAVRFAAHGGEGSHEAGQLLWKRLTIFVAFPAIALCGVNVYLAEQEHAKHYHRPEYHPYEYIHIRTKRYPWGDGNHTIFHNPKKNWVPGGYEE